From a single Brassica napus cultivar Da-Ae chromosome C9, Da-Ae, whole genome shotgun sequence genomic region:
- the LOC106418330 gene encoding uncharacterized protein LOC106418330 codes for MKKCMMRWGDDDDEEDSSEESSSSDSNADTTEIGKKRKSKKTIARFAKKEKKAFDYESLQQHGYKAVGLPDLPPPVEKADWSWATGKDKQRPEEVKESFREREATRAAVAGGETIANAQLRSDRKSLSFSQKEKKKRDLGQASRGKNYVEEEKRQLRESGVYSGFDS; via the exons ATGAAGAAATGTATGATGAGATggggtgatgatgatgatgaagaagactcATCGGAGGAATCATCATCTTCTGACTCTAACGCTGATACTACAGAGATtgggaagaagagaaagagcaaGAAGACAATAg CGAGGTTTgcgaagaaggagaagaaagcttTTGACTATGAATCTCTGCAGCAGCATGGTTACAAAGCCGTTGGCCTTCCAGATTTGCCTCCTCCTGTGGAGAAAGCGGATTGGTCATGGGCTACGGGGAAGGATAAACAAAGACCAGAGGAAGTGAAAGAGAGTTTTCGAGAACGAGAAGCTACTAGAGCTGCGGTTGCAGGTGGGGAGACCATTGCGAACGCGCAGCTGAGGAGTGATAGGAAGAGTCTTTCTTTTTcgcagaaggagaagaagaagagagatttGGGGCAAGCGAGTAGAGGGAAGAACTACGTTGAGGAAGAGAAGAGGCAGTTGAGAGAGAGCGGTGTTTACTCTGGCTTTGATTCTTAG